The proteins below are encoded in one region of Bacteroidetes bacterium GWF2_43_63:
- a CDS encoding ABC transporter substrate-binding protein has translation MRKLLPFIVVSLLLISCGRKHQVPENIKLFRYNEAAGIRSLDPAFARDQANIWGVNQLFNGLVQLDDSLQVKPCIAKSWEISDDGLLYTFHLRSDVFFHPSEVFNNQKRKVIAADVDYSLQRLADEKTASPGKWVLGNVACKSDGKLDIIVSNDTTVAIRLIKPFAPFLSLLSMQYCSVVPREAVEFYGKDFGHNPVGTGPFLFKYWKDGLKLVLLKNPDYFEIDKSGKRLPYLDGVVVTFIVEKHTAFMEFMQGNYDMISGLDPNYKDVLLDAAGNLKPEHNNKMYMTRIPYLNTEYLGISVQKSGGGAVSALQEQKIRLAVNYGFDRRKMMRYLRNNIGYPGLYGMIPPGLTGYAEDSEFCFEYNPSKSKQLLAEAGYPNGIGLPEIVLQTTATYQDLCEYIQQQLAEISIKIKLDVVPPATLREMVSQSKSGFFRASWIADYPDAENYMSLFYSKNEVPNGPNYTHFANAEFDRLYEEAVSSSNDSLRAELYEKMNRIIMEQAPVVVLYYDMAVRFVSNRIKGLEPNAMNLLVLKNVRKE, from the coding sequence ATGAGAAAACTGCTGCCATTTATTGTCGTTAGTCTGCTGTTGATTTCGTGCGGACGCAAACATCAGGTGCCGGAAAACATTAAACTTTTTCGTTACAACGAAGCTGCAGGTATTCGCTCGCTCGACCCGGCCTTTGCCCGCGACCAGGCCAACATCTGGGGTGTCAATCAATTATTCAACGGTCTGGTGCAACTCGATGATTCTCTTCAGGTAAAACCTTGCATAGCCAAATCGTGGGAAATTTCAGACGACGGCCTCCTTTATACCTTTCATCTCCGCAGCGATGTTTTTTTCCATCCATCCGAAGTGTTCAACAATCAAAAACGTAAAGTTATTGCCGCCGATGTCGATTATAGTTTACAAAGGTTGGCTGATGAAAAAACAGCTTCGCCTGGCAAATGGGTGCTGGGTAATGTTGCTTGTAAATCAGATGGGAAACTCGATATTATAGTATCAAATGATACTACTGTTGCCATTCGGCTGATAAAACCATTTGCGCCGTTTCTGAGTTTGCTCTCAATGCAATATTGCTCAGTCGTACCGCGCGAAGCTGTTGAGTTTTACGGAAAGGATTTCGGTCATAATCCGGTAGGCACAGGCCCCTTTTTGTTTAAATACTGGAAGGATGGACTCAAGCTCGTGTTATTAAAAAATCCAGACTATTTCGAAATCGACAAATCGGGAAAACGACTTCCCTACCTCGATGGCGTAGTGGTTACTTTTATTGTTGAAAAACACACCGCCTTCATGGAATTCATGCAGGGAAATTACGACATGATTTCGGGATTGGATCCAAATTACAAAGACGTATTGCTTGATGCCGCCGGAAATCTGAAGCCGGAACACAACAATAAAATGTACATGACCCGCATTCCATATCTGAACACAGAATATCTGGGCATTTCGGTTCAGAAAAGCGGTGGCGGAGCTGTTTCTGCGTTACAGGAACAAAAAATCAGACTGGCCGTCAACTACGGTTTCGATCGTCGCAAAATGATGCGTTACCTGCGAAATAATATCGGCTATCCCGGACTGTATGGAATGATTCCACCCGGATTGACTGGCTATGCGGAAGACAGCGAATTCTGCTTTGAATACAATCCTTCGAAATCCAAGCAGCTTTTGGCAGAAGCCGGATACCCCAATGGCATCGGATTGCCTGAAATTGTGCTGCAAACAACCGCGACTTATCAGGATTTGTGCGAGTATATTCAGCAACAGCTGGCCGAAATAAGCATCAAAATTAAACTCGATGTAGTACCACCCGCTACACTGCGCGAAATGGTGTCGCAATCAAAAAGTGGATTCTTCCGCGCCAGCTGGATTGCTGATTACCCGGATGCCGAAAACTACATGAGTCTGTTCTATAGCAAAAACGAAGTGCCCAACGGACCGAATTATACGCACTTCGCAAACGCAGAATTCGACCGGCTTTACGAAGAAGCGGTCAGCTCTTCAAATGACAGTCTGCGCGCAGAATTGTACGAAAAAATGAATCGAATCATTATGGAGCAAGCACCGGTGGTGGTGCTGTATTACGACATGGCTGTGCGCTTTGTAAGTAACCGCATCAAAGGTCTGGAACCGAATGCGATGAATCTGCTGGTATTGAAGAATGTGAGGAAGGAATAA